The following proteins are encoded in a genomic region of Drosophila suzukii chromosome 4, CBGP_Dsuzu_IsoJpt1.0, whole genome shotgun sequence:
- the onecut gene encoding homeobox protein onecut isoform X2, translating to MESISEIIDHQTFSQDLVEDATDFITVGHHSERQSQSHHQHQEGGTDSGEDLAISLQTMTACPRSDGSSGGKKHRSGPGSRSGSGLVSGSGSDSVVMVIDSMGHSNRQTSFQIVSQQLQPRTMALPFGLLQPDRHNTQQCPERMVSSSPVDFVASDISLDGLTVDSMSQSVLSQEMAIKQEQKLLIAQSKSLDQGHKRIRMHVDVASVNAGLGVDVDEMDDISSDDVGCDDEGITLNQHHQQLLEQQQQYGLTSHHPHHQAQAQALHGLHHRSAQLEMGLEAVHGEVLSVIVHSQDSDKEVDGEGDADGEGDGDPEDEDDDDRDSRSRGQLLSHSSYQTLTSVNDRLSPPGFSQTSYATLTPIQPLPPISTMSEKFAYSGHISGGDSGDADVNGGEGGGGVVEGGEVTNQSAEAAGTGSISSGNVASSGCNNNDCSSFSALTMPMGSGHLGLGVLSGVQSPYSSYEKLSSMISPPPNNYLVSCDLHASVSGRVSNSSQLQLNHNGHKKESAISHGHPHGHADVNGGKFAYSGHMSGGESADTDVNGEKFSYSDHISGGDSGDADVNGEKFVYSDHISGADSGPGVNGGTNWLQMHPEREVRLHMPVDLEARFHIPLERRSRLNMPPERGHLNRQLPTATPICPPDWKSDDWKHGNGSITIHPDSN from the exons ATGGAGTCCATAAGTGAAATAATTGACCACCAGACTTTTAGCCAGGATCTGGTTGAAGATGCAACAGATTTCATCACTGTGGGACACCACTCGGAGCGTCAGTCTCAGTCGCACCACCAACACCAGGAGGGAGGAACCGATTCCGGCGAGGACTTGGCGATTTCGCTGCAAACTATGACCGCCTGCCCAAGATCGGACGGATCTAGTGGAGGGAAAAAACACCGGTCTGGCCCTGGCTCTCGATCTGGATCCGGATTGGTTTCGGGGTCGGGATCTGATTCCGTTGTCATGGTGATCGACTCGATGGGCCACAGCAATAGGCAGACATCCTTTCAAATTGTGTCCCAGCAGCTTCAGCCCAGAACAATGGCATTGCCCTTCGGGCTGCTCCAGCCGGATAGGCACAACACGCAGCAATGTCCGGAGCGTATGGTGAGTAGCAGCCCAGTGGACTTTGTAGCGTCCGACATCAGCTTGGACGGTCTGACAGTGGATTCGATGTCCCAGTCGGTTCTCTCCCAAGAGATGGCGATAAAGCAGGAACAGAAGCTACTTATTGCCCAATCGAAGAGCCTGGATCAAGGTCATAAGCGCATTCGAATGCACGTAGATGTGGCGAGTGTAAATGCAGGTCTTGGCGTGGACGTGGACGAAATGGATGACATTTCCTCCGACGACGTTGGCTGCGACGACGAGGGGATAACGCTGAATCAGCATCACCAGCAGCTCTTggaacagcagcagcaatacGGCCTAACGAGCCACCATCCGCACCACCAAGCTCAAGCTCAGGCGCTTCATGGCCTACACCACAGGTCAGCTCAGCTGGAAATGGGATTGGAGGCGGTGCACGGTGAGGTTCTGTCAGTCATCGTCCACTCGCAGGACAGCGACAAAGAGGTGGACGGCGAAGGAGATGCCGATGGAGAGGGAGACGGAGATCCGGAGGATGAAGACGACGATGATCGGGACTCGCGCAGTCGAGGGCAGCTGCTCAGCCACAGCTCGTATCAGACGCTGACCTCGGTGAATGATCGACTATCACCGCCTGGGTTCAGTCAGACATCATATGCCACCCTGACCCCTATTCAACCACTTCCGCCTATATCGACAATGTCCGAAAAGTTCGCGTACTCCGGCCACATCTCTGGAGGAGATAGCGGCGACGCGGATGTCAATGGTGGAGAAGGAGGTGGAGGAGTGGTCGAGGGTGGTGAGGTCACTAACCAATCTGCCGAGGCTGCTGGGACGGGTTCAATTTCCAGTGGCAATGTGGCGTCCTCCGGATGCAACAACAACGATTGTAGCTCATTCTCTGCCCTTACCATGCCCATGGGAAGTGGGCACTTAGGCTTGGGCGTGTTGAGCGGCGTCCAATCACCATATTCCTCATATGAAAAGCTATCGTCGATGATTTCACCTCCACCCAATAACTACTTGGTCTCGTGCGATCTGCATGCCTCGGTTTCGGGACGTGTGTCTAACTCATCTCAACTGCAGCTAAACCACAACGGGCACAAAAAAGAATCAGCAATATCTCACGGGCACCCCCATGGTCATGCCGATGTCAATGGGGGGAAGTTTGCCTACTCTGGCCACATGTCTGGAGGAGAAAGCGCAGATACCGATGTCAACGGCGAGAAGTTTTCATACTCTGATCACATCTCTGGAGGAGACAGCGGAGACGCAGATGTCAATGGAGAGAAATTCGTTTACTCCGATCACATCTCTGGAGCAGATAGCGGTCCCGGTGTCAACGGAGGAAC GAATTGGCTTCAAATGCACCCTGAGCGGGAGGTGCGACTTCATATGCCGGTTGACCTGGAGGCTCGGTTCCACATTCCGCTAGAGCGCAGATCTCGACTTAACATGCCGCCTGAGCGGGGACACTTGAACCGGCAACTTCCTACGGCCACTCCGATCTGCCCTCCGGACTGGAAGTCAGATGATTGGAAGCACGGCAACGGTAGCATT ACGATTCATCCGGACTCAAACTGA
- the onecut gene encoding homeobox protein onecut isoform X1, producing the protein MESISEIIDHQTFSQDLVEDATDFITVGHHSERQSQSHHQHQEGGTDSGEDLAISLQTMTACPRSDGSSGGKKHRSGPGSRSGSGLVSGSGSDSVVMVIDSMGHSNRQTSFQIVSQQLQPRTMALPFGLLQPDRHNTQQCPERMVSSSPVDFVASDISLDGLTVDSMSQSVLSQEMAIKQEQKLLIAQSKSLDQGHKRIRMHVDVASVNAGLGVDVDEMDDISSDDVGCDDEGITLNQHHQQLLEQQQQYGLTSHHPHHQAQAQALHGLHHRSAQLEMGLEAVHGEVLSVIVHSQDSDKEVDGEGDADGEGDGDPEDEDDDDRDSRSRGQLLSHSSYQTLTSVNDRLSPPGFSQTSYATLTPIQPLPPISTMSEKFAYSGHISGGDSGDADVNGGEGGGGVVEGGEVTNQSAEAAGTGSISSGNVASSGCNNNDCSSFSALTMPMGSGHLGLGVLSGVQSPYSSYEKLSSMISPPPNNYLVSCDLHASVSGRVSNSSQLQLNHNGHKKESAISHGHPHGHADVNGGKFAYSGHMSGGESADTDVNGEKFSYSDHISGGDSGDADVNGEKFVYSDHISGADSGPGVNGGTNWLQMHPEREVRLHMPVDLEARFHIPLERRSRLNMPPERGHLNRQLPTATPICPPDWKSDDWKHGNGSIVSLSADLPVVVSLTPTPPPVTDDSSGLKLNERLSPGQRPQFFLDKDQETSTVTAEQCSPNIHGTPHSVCAIHQQPQSALLNGFQGASQQTKMSVSASPKASVASGGGGSSRNGNTSDMEEINTKDLAQRISAELKRYSIPQAIFAQRVLCRSQGTLSDLLRNPKPWSKLKSGRETFRRMYKWLQEPEFQRMSALRMAAAQIPQRAVLGSGMTLGPATGSTSTIPTDLDSHVGPTLTPNAPPNESVSSSASTPVTIVSATNIVSCRRKEEPQIEQMPQPKKPRLVFTDLQRRTLQAIFKETKRPSKEMQVTIARQLGLEPTTVGNFFMNARRRSMDKWRDDDSKNSMHLSHSRQQQQDEQEEDESHSQSQSQNQSHNHNHNPASLTQENYSSLHTTAMSPLGAFDEEADMDLELESHDFDLVDPDDHGDTNDPNGDML; encoded by the exons ATGGAGTCCATAAGTGAAATAATTGACCACCAGACTTTTAGCCAGGATCTGGTTGAAGATGCAACAGATTTCATCACTGTGGGACACCACTCGGAGCGTCAGTCTCAGTCGCACCACCAACACCAGGAGGGAGGAACCGATTCCGGCGAGGACTTGGCGATTTCGCTGCAAACTATGACCGCCTGCCCAAGATCGGACGGATCTAGTGGAGGGAAAAAACACCGGTCTGGCCCTGGCTCTCGATCTGGATCCGGATTGGTTTCGGGGTCGGGATCTGATTCCGTTGTCATGGTGATCGACTCGATGGGCCACAGCAATAGGCAGACATCCTTTCAAATTGTGTCCCAGCAGCTTCAGCCCAGAACAATGGCATTGCCCTTCGGGCTGCTCCAGCCGGATAGGCACAACACGCAGCAATGTCCGGAGCGTATGGTGAGTAGCAGCCCAGTGGACTTTGTAGCGTCCGACATCAGCTTGGACGGTCTGACAGTGGATTCGATGTCCCAGTCGGTTCTCTCCCAAGAGATGGCGATAAAGCAGGAACAGAAGCTACTTATTGCCCAATCGAAGAGCCTGGATCAAGGTCATAAGCGCATTCGAATGCACGTAGATGTGGCGAGTGTAAATGCAGGTCTTGGCGTGGACGTGGACGAAATGGATGACATTTCCTCCGACGACGTTGGCTGCGACGACGAGGGGATAACGCTGAATCAGCATCACCAGCAGCTCTTggaacagcagcagcaatacGGCCTAACGAGCCACCATCCGCACCACCAAGCTCAAGCTCAGGCGCTTCATGGCCTACACCACAGGTCAGCTCAGCTGGAAATGGGATTGGAGGCGGTGCACGGTGAGGTTCTGTCAGTCATCGTCCACTCGCAGGACAGCGACAAAGAGGTGGACGGCGAAGGAGATGCCGATGGAGAGGGAGACGGAGATCCGGAGGATGAAGACGACGATGATCGGGACTCGCGCAGTCGAGGGCAGCTGCTCAGCCACAGCTCGTATCAGACGCTGACCTCGGTGAATGATCGACTATCACCGCCTGGGTTCAGTCAGACATCATATGCCACCCTGACCCCTATTCAACCACTTCCGCCTATATCGACAATGTCCGAAAAGTTCGCGTACTCCGGCCACATCTCTGGAGGAGATAGCGGCGACGCGGATGTCAATGGTGGAGAAGGAGGTGGAGGAGTGGTCGAGGGTGGTGAGGTCACTAACCAATCTGCCGAGGCTGCTGGGACGGGTTCAATTTCCAGTGGCAATGTGGCGTCCTCCGGATGCAACAACAACGATTGTAGCTCATTCTCTGCCCTTACCATGCCCATGGGAAGTGGGCACTTAGGCTTGGGCGTGTTGAGCGGCGTCCAATCACCATATTCCTCATATGAAAAGCTATCGTCGATGATTTCACCTCCACCCAATAACTACTTGGTCTCGTGCGATCTGCATGCCTCGGTTTCGGGACGTGTGTCTAACTCATCTCAACTGCAGCTAAACCACAACGGGCACAAAAAAGAATCAGCAATATCTCACGGGCACCCCCATGGTCATGCCGATGTCAATGGGGGGAAGTTTGCCTACTCTGGCCACATGTCTGGAGGAGAAAGCGCAGATACCGATGTCAACGGCGAGAAGTTTTCATACTCTGATCACATCTCTGGAGGAGACAGCGGAGACGCAGATGTCAATGGAGAGAAATTCGTTTACTCCGATCACATCTCTGGAGCAGATAGCGGTCCCGGTGTCAACGGAGGAAC GAATTGGCTTCAAATGCACCCTGAGCGGGAGGTGCGACTTCATATGCCGGTTGACCTGGAGGCTCGGTTCCACATTCCGCTAGAGCGCAGATCTCGACTTAACATGCCGCCTGAGCGGGGACACTTGAACCGGCAACTTCCTACGGCCACTCCGATCTGCCCTCCGGACTGGAAGTCAGATGATTGGAAGCACGGCAACGGTAGCATTGTTAGTCTGTCCGCCGATCTGCCAGTGGTCGTGTCTCTCACTCCAACCCCCCCTCCCGTAACAGACGATTCATCCGGACTCAAACTGAATGAGCGACTGTCCCCAGGGCAGAGACCCCAGTTTTTCCTGGACAAAGACCAAGAGACGAGCACCGTGACAGCAGAACAGTGTAGTCCGAACATCCACGGTACCCCTCACTCAGTGTGTGCCATCCACCAGCAGCCCCAATCAGCTCTCCTAAACGGCTTTCAAGGTGCCAGCCAGCAGACCAAAATGTCGGTCTCTGCCTCGCCAAAAGCGTCAGTAGCCTCTGGGGGAGGTGGATCGAGCCGCAATGGAAACACCAGTGACATGGAGGAAATCAACACGAAGGATCTGGCTCAGCGCATCTCAGCTGAACTCAAGCGGTACAGCATTCCACAGGCGATCTTCGCACAACGTGTTCTATGTCGTTCGCAAGGTACTTTGTCTGATCTGCTGCGCAATCCAAAGCCGTGGTCCAAGCTTAAGTCCGGCCGGGAGACATTCCGCAGAATGTACAAGTGGCTACAGGAGCCCGAGTTTCAGCGCATGTCTGCTCTACGAATGGCCGCTGCCCAAATTCCTCAGCGAGCGGTTTTGGGGTCTGGAATGACACTTGGACCAGCAACGGGATCCACATCCACCATACCGACCGATTTGGACTCTCATGTTGGGCCAACATTGACACCAAATG CTCCGCCCAATGAATCGGTTTCTTCGTCTGCATCTACACCCGTCACGATCGTGTCCGCTACCAACATCGTTAGTTGTCGTCGAAAGGAAGAGCCTCAGATCGAGCAAATGCCTCAGCCAAAAAAACCGCGGCTGGTCTTCACCGATCTTCAGAGACGAACATTACAAGCGATTTTCAAA gaGACCAAAAGACCTTCGAAGGAGATGCAAGTAACGATCGCGCGGCAGCTCGGACTAGAGCCAACAACAGTGGGTAATTTCTTTATGAACGCCCGTAGGAGGTCGATGGACAAGTGGCGGGACGATGACTCTAAGAACAGCATGCATTTATCGCATAGCcgccaacaacaacaggaCGAGCAGGAAGAGGACGAGAGCCACAGTCAAAGTCAGAGTCAAAATCAGAGCCACAATCACAATCATAATCCGGCTAGCCTAACGCAGGAAAACTACTCCAGTCTCCATACAACAGCCATGTCGCCTCTTGGAGCCTTTGATGAAGAAGCTGATATGGACTTAGAGTTGGAAAGTCACGACTTCGATTTGGTGGACCCAGATGACCACGGAGATACCAATGATCCGAACGGGGACATGTTGTGA